Part of the Desulfonatronovibrio magnus genome is shown below.
GAACCCCAGAGTATGCAACGGAAAGCCTGTCATTAGGGGAACGAGAATTCCTTTGGGCATCATTCTGGAACAGATAGCGCACGGAGTTTCCTGGGAGCAGCTATTACGCGACTATCCAGAGCTGACCAGGGACGACATCCAGGCGACGCTCTTCTTTGCACGAGCGAATATTGAACATGCCGACATCCGGGAGGTTCATGCCTGAAATGATGCGCCTCTATTTGGACCAGATGATCCAAGTGCATGTTCGTGATGTATTGGCACGAATGGGATTTAATGTTGTCCGGGCATCAGAATTTGGTCAATCTCGGTCGGATGACCACGAAATACTTGCCAAGGCTATACAGGAACAGCGAATACTGATTACACTAGACGATCACTTCGGTGATTGGGCTGTTCTTCCCCTGAATTTGCATTATGGCGTGATCCGGTTGAAAGTGTATCCAACTTCCGCTCAAAATATTCTTGACCTCGTCACCCCCTTTCTGGAGAAGGTTGATCCGGCGGACTTGCTCAACTACCTTGTTATATTATCAAAAACAAGAGAGAAGTGGATTTCGTCTGCACAGTAAAGGGGAAGGAATGGTTGCAATCCCTCAAGCGGATGAGGGCCGCGCACAGTTGGAGAAGAACACGGCAAATTTGGTGAACAAGAGCCAGCAGAGGCCAACATGCTGGTCCGGCGCGTGTTTAAGGATAGCGATATAGGTTAAATCATAAATAATATTTGAGAGTTATTTGATTTCCGGTCTAACTCAATTGATTCTAAAGCCAAAAAACGGGTTTTTTTTGAAACTTAAAGTGAATTATTTTCCCTGGTTATAGGGGTCAGACCCCCATGGCCTTCAAATATCAGCGTAGATCAGTTTACCCCGTGAAATCTCCTTTATTTCACTGAGGCGCAATCAGCGGCAAAAAACTCTTTGTCTTTGCCTTGATGCATGAAGAATCAAGGCAGAAGAACCTGGCCGCTGATCTCGCTGATTCACGCTGATCAAGGCAGAAGATAGCTCTTTAGGTTGCTGGTCTCAGAGACCTGGCCACAATAGAATGGATTCGAGAAGCCATTAAAAAGGGAAATTTGTCAAGGGATTCAGTATGGAGTACTGAACTTGCTGTAGGCGACAATGGATTCATAGATAAGATAAAAAGGGTGTGGGCAGATTTGTTTCCAGGATGACCGTGCAAGAAGCTCCCGGACTGTATGGTCAAACACGATCTCAGCCGAACTCCCTGGCATGGCAAATATTTGAAGAAGCTGATTTTTAGTAAATATGTTTATATTACAGAAGCTTAAGTCTATTTTTGATGAATTCCAGAGAATTTCTTTATTCTAAGGCCATAAAACGTTTACCCTATGAAATATACGAAGTATCAGCGCAGCGTATTTCTATAGGGGCTTGTTTTGAGCAATGAATATAATCAAATTGGCCTGCCCGGCCTGCCCCGTGCAATCTCTTCACATTTCACTGGGGTGAAATAACGCTTTGCGTTGAAGCCTTGCTGGATTTCACTGGGTAGCTTATG
Proteins encoded:
- a CDS encoding DUF433 domain-containing protein produces the protein MFFERIEWNPRVCNGKPVIRGTRIPLGIILEQIAHGVSWEQLLRDYPELTRDDIQATLFFARANIEHADIREVHA
- a CDS encoding DUF5615 family PIN-like protein, which codes for MPEMMRLYLDQMIQVHVRDVLARMGFNVVRASEFGQSRSDDHEILAKAIQEQRILITLDDHFGDWAVLPLNLHYGVIRLKVYPTSAQNILDLVTPFLEKVDPADLLNYLVILSKTREKWISSAQ